A portion of the Jaculus jaculus isolate mJacJac1 chromosome 5, mJacJac1.mat.Y.cur, whole genome shotgun sequence genome contains these proteins:
- the C5H1orf216 gene encoding UPF0500 protein C1orf216 homolog yields MFAVQPGLAEGAQFVGSLPPGVCQPELQPDSNSNFVENAKDANENWHGMPGKVEPILMRNSSELPSDNQAFRGTGFPEGRVRSPPEGAEIPGAEPEKLGGARSVCSPLEDIGYASSSLSIDSLSSSPESSSENPGGPGTPDPLLPCVAQAVQQLQAQERYKELEKEKHHVHLVMYRRLALLQWIRALKHQLVDQQSRLQESFDTILDNRKELIRCLQQRAAPSRAQDQG; encoded by the coding sequence ATGTTTGCCGTCCAGCCAGGGCTGGCTGAGGGGGCCCAGTTTGTGGGGAGCCTGCCTCCTGGAGTATGTCAGCCCGAACTGCAACCAGACAGCAATTCCAACTTCGTGGAGAATGCCAAGGATGCCAACGAGAATTGGCATGGGATGCCAGGCAAAGTGGAACCCATCCTGATGAGGAACTCCTCCGAGTTACCCTCTGATAACCAGGCCTTCCGAGGCACTGGGTTCCCTGAGGGGCGAGTCCGCAGCCCCCCAGAGGGAGCAGAGATCCCTGGTGCTGAGCCTGAAAAGTTGGGTGGCGCCCGCAGTGTCTGCTCCCCTCTGGAGGACATCGGCTATGCTAGCAGCTCCTTGAGCATCGACAGCCTTAGCAGCAGTCCAGAGTCTTCCTCCGAGAATCCGGGAGGTCCTGGTACCCCAGATCCCCTTCTGCCCTGCGTGGCTCAGGctgtgcagcagctgcaggctcaGGAGCGCTACAaggagctggagaaggagaaacaTCACGTGCACTTGGTGATGTACCGTCGCTTGGCACTGCTTCAGTGGATCCGGGCCCTGAAGCACCAGTTGGTAGACCAGCAGTCCAGGCTGCAGGAGAGCTTTGACACCATCCTGGACAACCGGAAGGAGCTTATCCGTTGTCTCCAGCAGAGGGCAGcaccttccagggcccaggaccAGGGCTAA